In a genomic window of Alteromonas gilva:
- the fghA gene encoding S-formylglutathione hydrolase, translating to MTIENISCNKSFGGWHKQYTHRSEVNRCTMRFAIYLPPQCSNGSKVPVVYWLSGLTCTDENFMQKAGALRVAAELGIAIVAPDTSPRGDDVADDDNYDLGKGAGFYVNATQAPWATHYQMYDYVVKELPAIIEEHFPVSTQRAISGHSMGGHGALSIALKNPAMFTSASAFSPITNPVNCPWGEKAFTAYLGDDKTAWQQYDTVCLLTESTTNVPMMVDQGLDDNFLAEQLKPEALLQAATQKDYPLTLRQHDGYDHSYYFIASFIDDHLRFHAAHF from the coding sequence ATGACGATAGAAAATATCAGTTGTAATAAAAGCTTCGGTGGCTGGCACAAGCAGTATACCCACCGCTCAGAAGTGAACCGCTGCACAATGCGGTTTGCTATTTACTTACCGCCGCAATGCAGCAACGGTAGTAAGGTACCGGTGGTTTACTGGTTATCAGGCCTGACCTGTACCGACGAAAACTTTATGCAAAAAGCCGGGGCGCTGCGCGTGGCTGCCGAACTGGGGATTGCCATTGTTGCACCCGACACCTCTCCACGCGGTGATGACGTGGCCGATGACGATAACTACGACTTAGGCAAAGGCGCTGGGTTTTATGTAAACGCCACTCAAGCCCCGTGGGCAACCCATTACCAAATGTACGACTACGTGGTAAAAGAGTTACCCGCCATCATTGAGGAACACTTTCCGGTGTCTACGCAACGGGCCATCAGCGGCCACTCAATGGGCGGACACGGCGCCCTGAGCATTGCCCTGAAAAACCCGGCGATGTTTACCTCGGCGAGCGCGTTTAGCCCCATTACCAATCCGGTGAACTGCCCCTGGGGCGAAAAAGCCTTTACCGCCTATTTGGGCGACGATAAAACAGCCTGGCAACAATACGACACTGTGTGTTTGCTAACAGAAAGTACCACCAACGTGCCTATGATGGTTGATCAGGGCCTCGACGATAACTTTCTGGCGGAGCAGCTTAAACCCGAGGCACTGCTGCAGGCCGCCACGCAAAAAGATTATCCACTGACCCTGCGTCAGCACGACGGTTACGATCACAGTTACTATTTTATTGCTTCGTTTATCGACGACCACCTGCGTTTTCACGCCGCGCACTTTTAG
- a CDS encoding S-(hydroxymethyl)glutathione dehydrogenase/class III alcohol dehydrogenase, whose amino-acid sequence MADVITCKAAVAWEAGKPLSVEEVQVAPPKAGEVRIRIVATGVCHTDAFTLSGEDPEGVFPSILGHEGGGIVESVGEGVTSLKVGDHVIPLYTAECGECKFCTSGKTNLCSAVRETQGKGLMPDGTTRFTCNGKEIFHYMGCSTFSEYTVLPEISLAKVNPDAPLEEVCLLGCGVTTGMGAVMNTAKVQEGDTVAIFGLGGIGLSAIIGATMAKAGRIIGIDLNESKFELAKKLGATDCINPNDYDKPIQEVIVELTDGGVDYSFECIGNVNVMRSALECCHKGWGESVIIGVAGAGQEISTRPFQLVTGRVWRGTAFGGVKGRSELPGIVEDYLAGKFALNDFITHTMGLGDINEAFDLMHEGKSIRSVIHYNL is encoded by the coding sequence ATGGCAGACGTCATCACTTGTAAAGCCGCCGTTGCGTGGGAAGCGGGTAAACCCTTAAGCGTTGAAGAAGTGCAGGTTGCACCACCAAAAGCCGGTGAAGTGCGGATCAGAATTGTGGCCACAGGCGTTTGCCACACCGACGCCTTCACCCTGTCGGGCGAAGATCCGGAAGGGGTGTTCCCGTCGATACTCGGTCATGAAGGCGGCGGCATCGTGGAGTCGGTCGGCGAAGGTGTCACCTCCCTTAAGGTGGGCGATCATGTTATCCCACTGTATACCGCCGAGTGCGGTGAGTGTAAATTTTGTACATCCGGTAAAACCAACCTGTGTAGTGCTGTGCGCGAAACGCAGGGCAAGGGCCTGATGCCAGATGGCACCACGCGCTTTACCTGTAACGGCAAAGAAATTTTCCATTACATGGGCTGTTCAACCTTTTCCGAATACACCGTATTGCCCGAAATTTCGCTGGCAAAAGTTAATCCCGATGCGCCGCTAGAGGAAGTGTGCCTGCTGGGTTGTGGCGTCACCACCGGTATGGGTGCGGTCATGAACACCGCCAAAGTACAGGAAGGCGACACCGTTGCCATATTTGGCCTGGGCGGTATTGGTTTGTCGGCCATTATTGGCGCGACCATGGCCAAGGCCGGACGTATTATCGGTATCGATCTTAACGAGTCTAAATTTGAACTGGCTAAAAAACTCGGTGCCACCGACTGCATTAACCCTAACGATTACGACAAGCCGATTCAGGAAGTCATTGTAGAACTCACCGACGGTGGTGTGGATTACTCATTTGAATGTATCGGTAACGTCAATGTAATGCGCTCGGCATTAGAATGCTGTCACAAAGGCTGGGGCGAATCTGTGATTATCGGGGTTGCCGGTGCCGGTCAGGAAATTTCCACCCGTCCTTTCCAGTTAGTCACTGGTCGGGTATGGCGCGGTACCGCTTTTGGCGGTGTAAAAGGTCGTTCTGAATTACCCGGTATTGTTGAAGACTATCTGGCCGGTAAGTTTGCGCTCAACGATTTTATTACCCACACCATGGGCCTCGGCGATATTAACGAGGCGTTTGATTTAATGCACGAGGGTAAGAGCATCCGTAGCGTTATTCATTACAACCTTTAA
- a CDS encoding LysR family transcriptional regulator — MANWEGINEFVAVAETQSFTQAAKRLALSTAQVSRQIARLENRLSTKLLNRTTRVVALTDSGDTFYRHCKPILEELSAAEKVVTDLQAKPTGKLKMTAPVTYGERIIAPIINDISAAYPELQIQLHLTNQVVDLIHDGYDLAIRLGELEDSSYIARRLSSRAWHLAASPTYLDKHGTPHSLSELPQHQCILGTSDNWKFRRHGKSEIVKVRARLRCNSGVALIDAALKHLGIVQLPDYYIAPYLASGELIELLPQQQIADEGIWALYPPTRHLSPKVRMVIDRLVSAM; from the coding sequence ATGGCAAATTGGGAAGGCATTAATGAGTTTGTTGCGGTAGCCGAAACACAAAGCTTTACTCAGGCCGCTAAACGCCTGGCGTTATCTACCGCTCAGGTTTCGCGGCAAATCGCCAGATTGGAAAACCGCTTAAGTACCAAACTGCTCAACCGCACTACCCGGGTGGTGGCACTCACCGACAGCGGCGACACCTTTTATCGCCACTGTAAGCCTATTCTCGAAGAGCTAAGCGCTGCCGAAAAAGTGGTGACAGATCTGCAGGCCAAGCCCACCGGCAAGCTCAAAATGACCGCGCCGGTGACCTATGGCGAACGTATTATCGCGCCAATCATTAACGATATTTCGGCGGCATACCCTGAACTGCAAATTCAGCTGCACCTGACCAATCAGGTGGTGGATCTTATTCACGATGGCTACGATTTAGCGATTCGCTTAGGCGAGCTGGAGGATTCGTCGTACATTGCCCGGCGCTTGTCGAGCCGCGCCTGGCATCTGGCGGCTTCGCCGACCTATCTGGACAAACACGGCACACCCCATTCGCTGTCTGAGTTACCGCAGCACCAATGCATACTGGGAACATCCGATAACTGGAAGTTTCGCCGCCATGGCAAAAGTGAAATTGTTAAGGTGCGGGCCCGACTGCGTTGCAACAGTGGCGTGGCACTGATTGATGCCGCGCTCAAGCACCTGGGGATTGTTCAGTTGCCAGATTATTACATTGCGCCATACCTGGCATCCGGCGAGTTAATCGAGTTGCTGCCGCAGCAGCAAATTGCTGATGAAGGGATTTGGGCGTTGTACCCGCCGACCCGGCATTTGTCGCCCAAAGTGCGCATGGTGATTGACAGGTTAGTCAGCGCCATGTAA
- a CDS encoding CDP-glycerol glycerophosphotransferase family protein, producing MRYLFYISQNYSFEILRPIQQEAWQRGDECAWFVEGKGVNTALFNADERCLPTISDVVQYKPDAVFVPGNIVPSFVPGLKVQVFHGFEWKKKGHFRIRDCFDLYCTQGPFFTNKFNELQQQHRHFHVRETGWPKLDRLFSTTAENSQSCSTILYAPTFSPSFSSAEALADTILALSQQHDWQWIVKFHPKMDLAIQARYYDRQHTKLIVTDEQSIIPLLQQADVMVSDTSSVITEFLLLNKPVITFRNSQPEPPLLDITAPDQLGDAITRALSVDGELLDSIEEYGQQMHPYRDGQSAKRILDAVKTEIAHLPHSDLRAKPKNFIRQLKMRKRLGYWQF from the coding sequence GTGCGCTATTTATTTTATATTTCACAAAATTATTCCTTTGAGATCCTTCGCCCGATACAACAGGAAGCCTGGCAACGTGGCGACGAATGCGCCTGGTTTGTAGAAGGTAAAGGGGTTAATACTGCGCTGTTTAACGCCGATGAGCGCTGCCTGCCAACTATCTCTGATGTTGTACAATATAAGCCCGATGCGGTGTTTGTGCCTGGCAACATCGTCCCCAGCTTTGTGCCGGGCCTCAAGGTACAAGTGTTTCATGGCTTTGAATGGAAGAAAAAGGGCCACTTTCGAATTCGCGACTGCTTTGATCTGTATTGTACCCAGGGCCCGTTTTTCACTAACAAGTTTAATGAGTTGCAGCAACAGCACCGGCATTTTCACGTGCGGGAGACGGGTTGGCCCAAGCTGGATCGATTATTTTCAACCACCGCGGAAAACAGCCAGTCCTGCTCAACCATTTTATATGCGCCCACGTTCTCGCCCAGTTTCAGTAGTGCAGAGGCCTTAGCCGATACGATTTTAGCGCTTAGTCAGCAGCATGATTGGCAGTGGATAGTAAAATTCCACCCCAAAATGGATCTGGCCATCCAGGCTCGCTATTACGATCGCCAGCACACTAAGCTCATTGTGACCGACGAACAAAGTATCATTCCTTTGCTGCAACAGGCCGACGTTATGGTGTCAGACACCTCGTCAGTCATTACCGAATTCCTGCTGCTCAACAAACCTGTTATCACTTTCCGCAATTCGCAGCCCGAGCCGCCGTTGCTTGATATCACTGCGCCAGACCAACTCGGTGATGCAATCACCAGGGCGTTGTCGGTTGACGGTGAATTGCTTGATAGCATTGAGGAGTATGGCCAGCAAATGCACCCCTACCGGGACGGTCAATCGGCTAAGCGCATTCTCGATGCTGTTAAAACCGAAATTGCCCATCTGCCCCACAGCGATTTACGCGCCAAACCCAAAAATTTTATTCGCCAGTTAAAAATGCGCAAACGCCTGGGCTACTGGCAGTTTTAA
- a CDS encoding CDP-glycerol glycerophosphotransferase family protein: MVRVYFDTQHLYYLPQYLPVAKKLIKAGVNCIFNLYPECGFDRLKKRELENANIPFNYIDSPKNAHLFYQQNQSDWVIFGNRPQFDHLEKSRIKAKLALVQHGIGPKSCYYDVSEFPFDVRFVEGQQRLQRLQSRFSDATFVDTGYAKLDPLFDNSPAPMTLSDLGLDENKPTILYAPTFYPSSIEHFNAQLPNQLRGYNIIVKPHYFSFVKDKYAAQRALFEQWNKSDHVHVTDVEDYNLLPYMQLSDVMLSDASSAIFEYAALNKPVVWCDFYQTRWSYRGLLKFRLKNRLDPDIELFHQLCLRAKSPKEVPAAIRSVLKDPSKLEQQRLQITQDMVGATDGKCGDRICKYIIANS; this comes from the coding sequence TTGGTTCGCGTTTATTTCGACACACAACATTTATACTACCTTCCCCAATATTTACCCGTCGCCAAAAAACTGATTAAAGCGGGCGTAAACTGCATTTTTAATTTATATCCGGAATGTGGGTTTGATAGGTTAAAAAAGCGCGAGTTAGAAAACGCTAATATTCCGTTTAATTACATCGACTCGCCCAAAAATGCCCATCTCTTTTATCAGCAGAATCAGTCTGACTGGGTTATTTTTGGTAACAGGCCTCAGTTCGACCACCTCGAAAAATCGCGCATTAAAGCAAAACTGGCCTTGGTACAACACGGCATTGGGCCAAAATCATGTTACTACGATGTGTCTGAGTTTCCCTTTGATGTCAGGTTTGTCGAAGGCCAACAGCGATTGCAACGCTTACAATCGCGTTTTTCCGATGCCACCTTTGTGGATACCGGCTATGCCAAGCTTGACCCCTTGTTTGACAACTCGCCCGCACCAATGACCCTGAGCGATCTCGGTCTGGATGAAAACAAGCCAACCATACTTTATGCGCCGACGTTTTACCCGTCGAGTATTGAGCATTTTAACGCCCAGCTACCCAACCAGCTGCGCGGCTACAACATTATTGTAAAACCACATTACTTTAGTTTTGTTAAAGACAAATATGCAGCGCAGAGAGCATTGTTCGAACAGTGGAATAAATCTGATCATGTTCATGTTACCGATGTAGAAGATTATAATCTGTTGCCCTACATGCAATTGTCTGATGTGATGCTGTCTGATGCCTCGTCAGCGATTTTTGAATATGCCGCGCTCAATAAACCAGTCGTCTGGTGCGACTTTTATCAAACGCGCTGGAGTTACCGGGGGCTGCTAAAATTCAGATTAAAAAACCGTCTCGATCCCGATATTGAGCTGTTTCATCAGTTGTGTTTGCGCGCCAAATCTCCTAAAGAAGTGCCGGCCGCGATTCGTTCAGTATTAAAAGATCCGTCCAAATTAGAACAACAGCGGTTACAAATCACCCAGGACATGGTGGGTGCCACTGACGGCAAATGTGGCGACAGAATATGCAAATATATTATTGCCAACAGCTAA
- a CDS encoding NAD-dependent succinate-semialdehyde dehydrogenase — MTLQHYDIFKQDCLINGEWVGTADRLDVTNPATGDVIASVPKLDAKAVHQAIDYAEEAFKSWRKVTPSKRGDIVRKWYDLIIEHTDELATIMTTEQGKPLAEAKGEIAYAASYIKWFAEEAMRINGEILPAGTENTHIRVSRDPIGVCAAITPWNFPAAMIARKAAPALAAGCSMIVKPASQTPLTALALGELAIQAGIPKGVLQIVTGKASDIGDALCENAKVRKLTFTGSTEIGSQLMAKCAPDVKKLSLELGGNAPFIVFDDADVDLAVEGLMAGKFRNAGQTCISPNRVYVQSSVLEEFQTKLADKVAALKVGNGLHDGVNIGPLIDKAGADKVAEHVEDALSHGALLLTGGKRLEQGDNWYAPTVLTRVPADAKCTSEETFGPVVPLIPFDTEEQVIEYANDTPFGLAAYFFSDNLHRAQRVVDAIESGMVGINTGAISAANAPFGGVKASGIGREGAHIGIEEYLEMKYQCYGIKAASE; from the coding sequence ATGACACTACAACACTACGATATTTTTAAGCAAGATTGCCTGATTAACGGAGAGTGGGTAGGCACTGCTGACCGCCTCGATGTTACTAACCCCGCCACCGGCGATGTTATCGCCTCGGTACCAAAACTCGACGCCAAAGCCGTACACCAGGCCATAGACTACGCAGAAGAAGCCTTTAAAAGCTGGCGAAAAGTAACGCCGTCGAAGCGCGGCGACATTGTCAGAAAATGGTATGACCTCATTATTGAACATACCGATGAACTCGCCACCATCATGACCACTGAGCAAGGTAAACCCCTGGCAGAAGCAAAAGGTGAAATCGCCTACGCAGCCAGTTACATAAAGTGGTTTGCCGAAGAGGCGATGCGCATTAATGGTGAAATTTTACCGGCCGGTACAGAAAACACTCATATTCGCGTGTCGCGCGATCCCATTGGCGTGTGCGCGGCCATTACGCCGTGGAATTTTCCGGCAGCGATGATCGCCCGAAAAGCAGCCCCAGCCCTGGCCGCCGGCTGTAGCATGATTGTAAAACCTGCCAGTCAAACGCCGCTAACCGCCCTGGCACTGGGCGAACTGGCCATACAGGCCGGAATACCCAAGGGCGTACTGCAAATTGTGACCGGTAAAGCCAGCGATATCGGCGATGCTTTATGCGAGAACGCAAAGGTGCGCAAACTAACCTTTACCGGCTCCACCGAAATTGGCTCGCAGTTAATGGCTAAATGTGCACCCGATGTTAAAAAACTCTCGCTGGAGCTTGGCGGTAATGCGCCTTTTATTGTGTTTGATGACGCGGATGTCGATTTGGCCGTTGAAGGCCTCATGGCAGGTAAATTTCGTAACGCCGGGCAAACCTGCATTTCACCTAACCGGGTGTATGTACAAAGCAGTGTGCTGGAGGAATTCCAGACCAAACTGGCCGACAAAGTGGCGGCGCTTAAAGTGGGTAATGGCCTGCACGATGGCGTCAACATTGGCCCTCTGATCGACAAGGCCGGTGCCGACAAGGTCGCCGAGCACGTTGAGGATGCCCTGAGCCACGGCGCGTTATTACTCACCGGTGGCAAGCGGCTTGAGCAGGGTGACAACTGGTATGCGCCAACAGTACTCACCCGGGTTCCGGCCGACGCAAAGTGCACCAGCGAAGAGACCTTTGGTCCGGTGGTGCCGCTCATTCCATTCGACACTGAAGAGCAGGTTATTGAGTATGCTAACGATACGCCTTTTGGCCTTGCTGCATACTTCTTTAGCGACAATCTGCACCGGGCTCAACGCGTGGTCGACGCTATCGAGTCGGGCATGGTGGGTATTAACACAGGCGCAATATCCGCCGCCAATGCCCCCTTTGGTGGTGTTAAGGCAAGCGGTATCGGCCGTGAAGGCGCTCACATTGGCATTGAGGAATATCTCGAAATGAAATACCAATGTTATGGCATAAAAGCCGCCAGCGAGTAG
- a CDS encoding Hsp20 family protein — MRTIDLSPLYRSFIGSDHLASLVDAASRAEKQSTYPPYNIELLAEDKYRITMAIAGFSKDDINIVVEDNTLAITGTKNTDTKADQERKFLHKGISERNFERKFQLGDHVKVLAADLENGLLHVDLERVIPEAKKPRKIEIGGRLFDNE, encoded by the coding sequence ATGCGTACTATCGATTTATCTCCATTATACCGTTCATTCATTGGTTCAGACCATTTAGCGTCACTGGTGGATGCAGCCAGCAGAGCTGAAAAGCAAAGCACTTACCCGCCGTACAACATTGAATTACTGGCGGAAGACAAGTACCGAATTACGATGGCGATTGCCGGGTTCAGTAAAGACGACATCAACATTGTGGTCGAAGATAACACCCTGGCGATTACCGGCACAAAAAATACCGACACTAAAGCCGATCAGGAACGTAAATTCCTGCATAAAGGCATATCTGAACGCAATTTTGAACGTAAGTTTCAATTAGGCGACCACGTTAAGGTGCTGGCTGCCGATTTGGAAAATGGCTTGCTGCACGTAGATTTAGAGCGAGTGATCCCAGAAGCCAAGAAACCACGTAAAATAGAAATCGGCGGTCGCCTTTTCGATAACGAATAG
- a CDS encoding 5'-methylthioadenosine/S-adenosylhomocysteine nucleosidase — translation MLRQRLYSARLLVLSLVVIIMTGCQSTPVKPDTEYGPVFGQHDEGFTAVVVAYAPEMEGILGRIEADPNASITETLTYKGIKYRIGEYHDKPILVFATGMSIANAAMSMQMALDYFPVKQVVFMGIAGAVNPAWQPGDVIIPERWYYHDESVYANPDPNNPGESILPEYYARFMAEQPARKAADPHYPNYKPFHFIQPDEVLIIKDGMDKPQDTAYFTASDRLLRAAERAMQNMPAQMILNEREAKLTVGGNGVTGSVFLDNRAYRKWTRDVFNAEVTEMESAAIGQVCTINDVDWVIIRAISDLAGGQEGVNVEHIYDKEVSRVGANVLFAVMDELAAGQ, via the coding sequence ATGTTACGACAGCGTTTATATAGCGCCCGGTTACTGGTATTGAGCCTGGTGGTAATTATTATGACGGGCTGCCAGAGCACGCCCGTTAAGCCTGATACTGAATACGGGCCGGTTTTTGGCCAGCATGACGAAGGCTTTACTGCTGTTGTAGTGGCATATGCACCCGAAATGGAAGGGATTTTGGGACGTATTGAGGCTGATCCCAATGCCAGCATCACCGAAACGTTAACCTATAAAGGCATAAAATACCGCATTGGTGAATATCACGATAAGCCCATTTTAGTGTTTGCCACAGGCATGAGTATTGCGAATGCGGCCATGAGTATGCAAATGGCGCTGGATTATTTCCCGGTTAAGCAAGTAGTGTTTATGGGCATAGCGGGTGCGGTAAATCCGGCCTGGCAACCCGGTGATGTGATTATTCCTGAGCGTTGGTACTACCATGATGAAAGTGTTTACGCTAACCCTGATCCTAACAATCCGGGCGAGTCGATATTGCCTGAATACTATGCCCGCTTTATGGCTGAACAACCAGCGCGCAAAGCGGCCGATCCGCATTATCCAAACTATAAACCGTTTCATTTTATTCAGCCCGATGAAGTACTGATCATTAAAGACGGTATGGATAAACCTCAGGATACGGCTTACTTTACGGCCAGTGACCGATTGCTGCGTGCCGCTGAGCGAGCAATGCAAAATATGCCGGCCCAGATGATCCTTAACGAGCGCGAAGCCAAGCTCACTGTGGGTGGCAATGGCGTGACCGGTTCGGTGTTTTTAGACAACCGGGCATACCGTAAATGGACCCGCGATGTGTTTAACGCTGAGGTCACCGAAATGGAATCGGCGGCCATTGGCCAGGTATGTACCATTAATGATGTGGATTGGGTGATTATTCGGGCTATCAGTGATTTAGCCGGTGGCCAGGAAGGCGTAAACGTGGAGCATATTTACGACAAAGAAGTCTCTCGCGTAGGTGCTAATGTGCTGTTTGCGGTAATGGACGAACTGGCCGCCGGACAATAA
- a CDS encoding flavin reductase family protein, whose amino-acid sequence MSDNFYSYNVNDGHGLPHDPFKAIIAPRPIGWIASQSADGRANLAPYSFFNAFNAAPPIIGFASVGYKDSVSNIEQRGEFCWSLATRNLAGPMNQSSAGVPAEVDEFELAGLVKRPSRCVAVPHVAASPASMECKLTQLIQLKDVAGTPCDSWLVLGQVVAVHIQQDYLDDGTFNTAKAGSIMRAGGPGDYFSVSEQTHFFMGRPT is encoded by the coding sequence ATGTCTGACAACTTTTATTCTTATAATGTAAACGACGGGCACGGTTTACCCCATGATCCTTTTAAAGCCATTATCGCGCCCCGGCCGATAGGTTGGATAGCCTCTCAAAGCGCCGATGGCAGGGCAAATCTTGCCCCTTACAGTTTTTTTAATGCATTCAACGCAGCGCCACCCATTATCGGTTTTGCCAGTGTGGGGTATAAAGACAGTGTCAGCAATATTGAGCAAAGAGGCGAGTTTTGCTGGAGCCTGGCCACACGCAACCTGGCCGGGCCCATGAATCAGTCGAGTGCTGGCGTGCCTGCTGAAGTGGATGAATTTGAGCTGGCGGGCCTTGTTAAGCGGCCTTCACGCTGTGTGGCGGTGCCACACGTGGCGGCGAGTCCGGCGTCGATGGAGTGTAAACTAACTCAGCTTATTCAGCTTAAGGATGTCGCGGGAACACCTTGTGACTCGTGGCTGGTGTTAGGGCAGGTAGTGGCAGTGCACATTCAGCAGGACTACCTTGATGACGGTACGTTTAATACCGCCAAAGCCGGCTCTATTATGCGCGCCGGCGGACCGGGTGATTACTTTAGTGTGTCGGAACAAACCCACTTTTTTATGGGCAGGCCAACGTAA
- a CDS encoding winged helix-turn-helix domain-containing protein, with product MWFAASPITLDELRRRVWRSQNCPLTNVVDVYINRLRKKLHCRHNYY from the coding sequence ATGTGGTTTGCAGCGAGCCCCATCACCCTGGATGAACTGCGCCGGCGCGTATGGCGCAGCCAGAACTGTCCGCTCACCAACGTGGTCGACGTGTACATTAATCGGCTGCGCAAAAAACTGCACTGCCGACACAATTATTATTGA
- a CDS encoding DUF2721 domain-containing protein, with product MEALIPSLSTLIEIAVAPVFLLAGIAGFLNVMSGRLGRITDRVRSAEAALNQLTDITQNVRLHREIILLWRRVKLINWSIGFCTASAVMVCGVVVSLFAGELWQVKLNLLVVTLFILAMLLLISALLMFLAEVKLATATIRVTRTIR from the coding sequence ATGGAAGCACTTATTCCGTCGCTCTCAACGCTCATTGAGATTGCCGTTGCCCCGGTATTTTTACTGGCCGGTATCGCTGGTTTTTTAAATGTAATGTCGGGGCGTTTGGGCCGCATTACCGATCGGGTTCGTTCTGCCGAAGCGGCGCTAAATCAACTTACCGATATCACCCAAAATGTCCGCCTGCACCGTGAAATTATCTTATTATGGCGACGGGTAAAACTCATTAACTGGTCAATCGGCTTTTGTACCGCGTCAGCGGTTATGGTGTGTGGCGTGGTTGTGAGTTTATTTGCCGGTGAGTTATGGCAGGTTAAATTAAATCTGTTAGTCGTCACGCTGTTTATTCTGGCGATGCTCCTGTTAATTTCAGCACTCCTGATGTTTTTGGCTGAGGTAAAACTGGCCACGGCAACAATCAGGGTCACCCGCACTATAAGGTAG
- a CDS encoding undecaprenyl-phosphate glucose phosphotransferase: MGKKGFVRNNVNQFAVLYRFFDLLIIQLCLLLAAKIYGISLNQQYYLISLVASLAFLFSAEMLWLYRSWRAGSIKEILFVASISHFLMIGIVIGWMFISKSSEDYSRAVIALWFTFSWLSSGLWRIGFRYVLYVLRRNGRNTRAVGIIGANSTGVELVNQINGTPETGYVVVGAYDDRDQERIVKSELLEFKGNVEQAYADIEAGKIETVFITLPMTANRRIEEILRVLGDTKAQVHLVPNFFVYNLLHSRICNVGEMQTVSVFDSPMKGAMNFLKRVEDILLASVILTMISIPMIVIALAVKFTSRGPVIFKQSRYGMDGKKIKVWKFRSMTVTEDGDKVTQATKNDSRLTPIGGFLRRTSLDELPQFINVLQGTMSVVGPRPHAVAHNEMYRKKVQYYMLRHRIKPGITGWAQINGWRGETDTVEKMQKRIEYDLEYIKNWSLWLDFKIVLFTLFKGFIDKNAY; the protein is encoded by the coding sequence ATGGGCAAAAAAGGTTTTGTTCGCAATAATGTTAATCAGTTTGCAGTGCTTTACAGGTTTTTCGACCTGCTCATCATTCAGCTCTGCCTGTTGCTAGCCGCAAAAATTTACGGCATTTCGTTAAATCAACAATATTATCTTATAAGCCTGGTGGCCAGCTTAGCCTTTCTGTTTAGCGCAGAAATGCTGTGGCTTTACCGTTCCTGGCGTGCGGGCTCAATTAAAGAGATTTTATTTGTTGCCTCGATAAGTCATTTCCTGATGATTGGGATAGTGATTGGCTGGATGTTTATTTCGAAATCCTCCGAAGATTACTCGCGCGCCGTCATTGCACTATGGTTTACGTTTAGTTGGTTAAGTTCAGGATTGTGGCGCATAGGCTTTCGTTATGTTCTTTACGTGCTGCGCCGAAATGGGCGAAACACGCGGGCTGTAGGGATTATCGGCGCAAACAGCACGGGCGTTGAATTGGTTAACCAAATCAACGGTACGCCCGAAACGGGCTATGTTGTGGTTGGCGCTTATGATGACAGGGACCAGGAGCGAATTGTAAAGTCTGAGCTTTTAGAGTTTAAAGGCAACGTTGAACAGGCCTATGCGGATATCGAAGCCGGCAAAATAGAAACCGTGTTCATTACACTACCTATGACGGCTAACCGCCGGATTGAAGAGATTTTGCGGGTTTTAGGCGATACTAAAGCGCAGGTACATCTGGTGCCCAACTTTTTTGTATACAACCTTTTGCATTCGAGAATATGTAACGTAGGTGAAATGCAAACAGTAAGTGTGTTCGACTCGCCGATGAAAGGCGCTATGAACTTTCTTAAGCGTGTAGAAGATATATTATTGGCATCGGTTATTTTAACCATGATCTCGATACCGATGATTGTAATTGCGTTAGCGGTAAAGTTCACATCCCGCGGGCCAGTTATCTTCAAACAAAGCCGTTACGGTATGGACGGTAAAAAAATCAAAGTGTGGAAGTTTAGAAGCATGACCGTTACCGAAGACGGTGACAAGGTTACGCAGGCTACAAAAAACGACAGCAGACTTACTCCTATTGGCGGTTTTTTACGCCGCACATCACTGGACGAATTGCCGCAGTTTATTAACGTATTGCAAGGCACCATGTCAGTAGTGGGCCCGCGCCCCCATGCGGTTGCACACAACGAAATGTACCGGAAGAAAGTGCAGTACTACATGTTACGTCACCGCATAAAGCCAGGCATTACCGGTTGGGCACAAATTAACGGCTGGCGCGGCGAAACGGATACGGTAGAAAAAATGCAAAAACGCATTGAATACGACCTGGAATACATCAAAAACTGGTCGTTATGGTTAGACTTTAAAATAGTGTTGTTTACCCTTTTTAAAGGTTTTATTGATAAAAATGCGTATTAA